In Devosia sp. XK-2, one DNA window encodes the following:
- the serS gene encoding serine--tRNA ligase, with protein MFDIKWIRDNPDAFDAAMGQRKNVSVRSSDLIAIDERRRAIIVRLNEAQEKRNALSKQIGQAKAQKDEARAQELMAEVAALKETIPAGEAEERAVEKELRDALSAIPNMALDDVPVGDDEADNVEYFGANGTAETAAKVRPAKPSFAFAPKEHFEIGVAEKDMDFEIAAKLSGSRFVVLKGQIARLERALGQFMLDLHTTEHGYLEVQPPVLVRDDALYGTGQLPKFEEDLFFTPHGESRLALIPTAEVPMTNFVRETILAEEDLPLRFTALTPCFRSEAGSAGRDTRGMLRQHQFDKVELVSITTPEESINEHERMLACAETVLQRLGLHYRVMTLCTGDMGFGARKTYDLEVWLPGQDTYREISSVSVCGDFQARRMEARYRPSGEKQAPRYVHTLNGSGTAVGRCLIAVLENYQQEDGSVLIPEALQPYMGGLTSIGGK; from the coding sequence ATGTTCGATATCAAGTGGATCAGAGATAACCCTGATGCTTTCGACGCGGCCATGGGCCAGCGCAAGAACGTGTCCGTGCGCTCCTCCGATCTCATCGCGATAGACGAACGGCGCCGCGCCATCATCGTCCGGCTCAATGAAGCCCAGGAAAAGCGCAACGCGCTCTCCAAGCAGATCGGCCAGGCCAAGGCCCAGAAGGACGAGGCCCGGGCGCAGGAGCTCATGGCCGAAGTCGCTGCGCTCAAGGAAACCATTCCCGCCGGCGAGGCCGAAGAGCGCGCCGTTGAAAAGGAACTGCGCGACGCCCTTTCGGCCATCCCCAATATGGCGCTCGACGATGTCCCCGTGGGCGATGACGAAGCCGACAATGTCGAGTATTTCGGCGCCAATGGTACCGCCGAGACCGCTGCCAAGGTGCGTCCCGCCAAGCCGAGCTTTGCCTTCGCGCCCAAGGAGCATTTCGAAATCGGCGTTGCCGAAAAGGACATGGATTTCGAAATCGCCGCCAAGCTCTCGGGCAGCCGCTTCGTCGTCCTCAAGGGCCAGATCGCTCGGCTCGAACGCGCCCTTGGCCAGTTCATGCTCGATCTGCACACGACCGAACACGGCTATCTCGAAGTCCAGCCACCGGTCCTTGTGCGCGACGACGCGCTTTACGGCACCGGTCAACTGCCGAAATTCGAGGAAGACCTGTTCTTCACTCCGCATGGTGAGAGCCGCCTGGCGCTGATCCCCACCGCCGAAGTGCCGATGACCAATTTCGTCCGCGAGACGATCCTCGCTGAAGAAGACCTGCCGCTGCGCTTCACCGCCCTCACGCCCTGCTTCCGCTCCGAAGCTGGTTCCGCCGGCCGCGATACGCGCGGCATGCTGCGCCAGCACCAATTTGATAAGGTCGAGCTGGTTTCCATCACCACGCCCGAAGAATCGATCAACGAGCATGAGCGCATGCTCGCCTGTGCCGAAACCGTCCTGCAGCGCCTCGGCCTGCACTATCGCGTCATGACCCTCTGTACCGGCGATATGGGCTTTGGTGCCCGCAAGACCTATGACCTTGAAGTCTGGCTGCCGGGGCAGGATACCTATCGCGAAATTTCCTCGGTCTCTGTCTGCGGCGATTTCCAGGCCCGCCGCATGGAAGCGCGCTATCGCCCCTCTGGCGAAAAGCAGGCCCCGCGCTATGTGCACACCCTCAATGGTTCCGGCACCGCTGTCGGCCGCTGCCTCATCGCCGTCTTGGAAAACTACCAGCAGGAAGATGGTTCGGTGCTCATTCCCGAGGCCCTGCAGCCCTATATGGGCGGCTTGACCTCCATCGGCGGCAAGTAA
- a CDS encoding M23 family metallopeptidase, translating into MSIRVFPRTHRSAVAVAGVMIAAVGLSGCSSLGSRSFSDDTVTGSVAQSTPTTLNQPMPPTLGAPQPVQVASMEYLPPANVGASWTGGNTLPPAPVNNGFMQPSGVTSPIGASASTVQTQALPALSSSSPMGNMQAMPAQQNLAPLPAAPAAVAMGTPSSSAALPVNSSVPVQAAANGNAYTHTIVGGESLYTIARKYDVTTQAIVHANGLSSPDKIVVGQKIIIPGRSDLVNAAPVQVASASPQTTAPTLPAARPSNLSGGNVLQQASTPAPAPASTPAATSAGAKVTQVASVPTTPAPAAEPVSSGDKFRWPVSGRVITDFAASRGTGINIDVPEGSTVKAAENGTVIYVGSGVEGYGNLVLIRHPNGYVSAYAHLASMSVAKGAVVNRGDSIGAVGQTGSVSRPQLHFELRKGATPVDPVPLLAS; encoded by the coding sequence ATGAGTATTCGCGTTTTTCCGCGGACCCATAGAAGTGCGGTCGCCGTTGCCGGTGTAATGATCGCCGCCGTTGGATTGTCCGGCTGTTCGAGCCTGGGGAGTCGCAGTTTCAGCGACGACACCGTCACAGGCTCGGTCGCGCAGTCGACCCCCACAACCCTCAATCAGCCTATGCCGCCAACCCTTGGTGCACCCCAGCCGGTGCAGGTTGCCAGCATGGAATATCTGCCGCCGGCCAATGTCGGCGCATCCTGGACAGGCGGCAATACACTGCCGCCGGCACCGGTCAATAACGGCTTCATGCAGCCCTCCGGTGTGACCTCGCCAATCGGCGCTTCGGCTTCGACGGTGCAAACCCAGGCTCTACCAGCATTGAGTTCGTCGTCACCTATGGGAAATATGCAAGCCATGCCTGCTCAGCAAAACCTTGCCCCGCTGCCGGCCGCGCCCGCCGCCGTTGCCATGGGCACTCCGTCGTCAAGCGCCGCCTTACCGGTCAATTCCAGCGTTCCCGTCCAGGCCGCCGCTAACGGCAACGCGTACACGCACACTATTGTCGGCGGTGAATCGCTCTACACCATCGCCCGCAAATACGATGTGACCACCCAAGCCATCGTGCATGCAAACGGCCTGAGTTCACCCGACAAAATCGTGGTCGGCCAGAAGATTATCATCCCCGGCCGCTCCGATCTGGTCAATGCAGCGCCGGTTCAGGTAGCCAGCGCAAGCCCGCAGACTACCGCGCCAACCCTGCCGGCAGCGCGTCCGAGCAATCTGTCTGGTGGCAATGTGTTGCAGCAGGCATCGACGCCCGCGCCGGCCCCTGCATCCACTCCGGCTGCCACCTCTGCCGGCGCCAAGGTCACCCAGGTCGCGTCTGTGCCCACCACGCCGGCGCCTGCCGCCGAGCCGGTTTCGTCCGGCGACAAGTTTCGCTGGCCGGTTTCAGGCCGTGTCATCACCGACTTTGCCGCCTCGCGCGGCACCGGCATCAATATCGATGTGCCCGAAGGTTCGACGGTCAAGGCGGCCGAGAACGGCACCGTGATCTATGTCGGCTCGGGCGTTGAAGGCTACGGCAATCTCGTGCTCATCCGTCACCCCAACGGCTATGTCTCCGCCTATGCGCACCTCGCCTCGATGAGCGTTGCCAAAGGTGCCGTGGTCAATCGCGGCGACTCGATCGGTGCTGTCGGTCAAACCGGATCTGTCTCCAGGCCGCAGCTGCATTTCGAGCTGCGCAAAGGGGCTACGCCCGTCGATCCGGTGCCACTGCTGGCCAGTTGA
- the secD gene encoding protein translocase subunit SecD — MQFSPIRTTIMFAVIVFGVLFALPSMLPQAARDALPDWLPRETVVLGLDLQGGSHLLLQVNEESIVTERLADLRRDARSILANDNGIGNIITTDPAAKSITIELMDPSQQATALTALEGLQNTVGGQVFSGVGGTNEIAIAAADTTHITITLTPEGIEQRMSSLVAQSIEVVRNRIDELGTTEPSIQRQGSNRLLVQVPGFGDSTRLKNIISQTARLTFHMVYPGMTADQAEAQGLPPGTMILPSQDGSRELLYEDIALGGESLVDAQPAYDQQRGIPVVSFKFDTRGAITFGEITSANVGQRFAIVLDNEVITAPVIQQPITGGSGQISGSFTTASANDLAVLLRGGALPASLDIVEERSVSAGLGADSIRAGITAGIIGAIAVVAFMVLAYGLFGLFADLAVIINVVLILGVLSMLGATLTLPGIAGIVLTIGMAVDANVLIYERIREELAAGRSKIAAIESGFQRAMATILDANITTLIAAVVLFYLGSGPVQGFAVTLAIGILTTLFTAYLVTLFIVGRWYKWVRPKTLKIQFLRIIPDGTKIPFMAARKYVLALSILASVLSLGWFGIHGLNLGIDFRGGSSMEIQANSGTADSGEIREALSQLGLGDVQVQGFGEADSLLVRVQTQDGGASAQQAAVEEVRTAVEALDYTMRGTETVGPTVSSELALTGAIGLGVALLGILVYLWFRFEWQFAVGAIISTAHDVILTIGLFAFAGLEFNASSIAAILTIVGYSLNDTVVIYDRIREYRMKYKKMGLSEIIDIAINSTLPRTILTATTTFLALMALVIFGGEVIRSFTISMAWGVLVGTYSSIFIAAPILIYLGLTSRADQVEEGKELGDDREPSDSAAG, encoded by the coding sequence ATGCAGTTTTCGCCCATCCGTACCACCATCATGTTCGCCGTAATCGTGTTTGGCGTGCTCTTTGCACTGCCCAGCATGTTGCCGCAGGCGGCGCGTGACGCGCTGCCCGATTGGCTGCCGCGCGAAACGGTGGTTCTGGGGCTCGACCTGCAGGGCGGATCGCACCTGCTATTGCAGGTGAACGAAGAAAGCATTGTCACGGAGCGCCTGGCCGATCTGCGTCGCGATGCCCGTAGCATCCTCGCCAATGACAACGGCATTGGCAATATCATCACGACCGACCCAGCCGCCAAGTCGATTACCATCGAACTGATGGATCCTAGCCAGCAGGCCACCGCCCTGACAGCCCTCGAAGGGCTGCAGAACACCGTCGGCGGTCAGGTATTTTCCGGCGTCGGCGGCACCAATGAAATTGCCATCGCTGCCGCCGACACCACGCATATCACTATCACGCTGACGCCCGAAGGTATCGAGCAGCGCATGTCGAGCCTGGTGGCGCAGTCCATCGAGGTGGTGCGCAATCGTATCGATGAGCTCGGCACCACCGAGCCGAGCATTCAGCGCCAGGGCAGCAACAGGCTGCTCGTGCAGGTGCCTGGCTTTGGCGATTCCACGCGCCTCAAAAACATCATTTCGCAAACGGCGCGCCTGACGTTCCACATGGTCTATCCCGGTATGACCGCCGATCAGGCCGAAGCACAGGGTCTGCCGCCCGGCACCATGATTCTGCCCAGCCAGGACGGGTCGCGCGAGCTGCTCTATGAGGATATTGCCCTGGGCGGCGAATCCCTGGTGGACGCACAGCCGGCCTACGATCAGCAGCGCGGCATCCCCGTGGTCAGCTTCAAGTTCGACACGCGTGGCGCCATCACCTTTGGTGAAATCACCTCGGCCAATGTCGGCCAGCGCTTCGCGATCGTTCTCGACAATGAAGTGATCACCGCCCCTGTCATCCAACAGCCTATTACTGGTGGCTCAGGCCAGATCAGCGGCAGCTTCACCACCGCATCGGCCAATGACCTGGCCGTGCTGTTGCGCGGCGGCGCCCTGCCGGCAAGCCTCGACATCGTTGAAGAGCGTTCTGTCAGCGCAGGTCTCGGCGCCGATTCCATTCGCGCCGGCATAACGGCCGGTATTATCGGCGCCATCGCCGTGGTTGCCTTCATGGTGCTGGCTTATGGCCTTTTTGGCCTCTTTGCCGACCTGGCCGTGATCATCAATGTGGTCTTGATCCTGGGCGTGCTCTCCATGTTGGGAGCAACCCTCACGCTGCCCGGCATTGCCGGTATCGTGCTCACCATCGGCATGGCAGTGGACGCCAACGTGCTGATTTACGAGCGCATTCGCGAGGAACTGGCGGCAGGGCGCAGCAAGATTGCGGCTATTGAATCCGGTTTCCAGCGTGCCATGGCAACCATTCTCGACGCCAATATCACCACGCTGATCGCGGCGGTCGTCCTGTTCTATCTCGGTTCGGGGCCAGTGCAGGGTTTCGCCGTAACCCTGGCCATTGGTATTCTGACCACATTGTTCACGGCCTATCTGGTGACCTTGTTCATCGTCGGCCGCTGGTACAAATGGGTTCGCCCCAAGACGCTGAAAATCCAGTTTCTGCGGATCATCCCCGACGGAACCAAAATTCCCTTCATGGCGGCGCGCAAATATGTGCTGGCCCTGTCGATACTCGCGTCCGTTCTTTCGCTCGGCTGGTTTGGCATCCATGGCCTGAACCTCGGCATCGATTTCCGGGGCGGCTCGTCCATGGAAATTCAGGCCAATTCCGGCACCGCCGATTCCGGCGAAATCCGTGAAGCGCTGTCGCAACTCGGCCTAGGGGATGTGCAAGTACAGGGTTTTGGCGAAGCAGACAGTTTGCTTGTCCGCGTCCAGACGCAAGATGGCGGCGCTTCGGCGCAGCAGGCAGCGGTTGAAGAGGTAAGGACGGCCGTAGAGGCGCTCGACTACACAATGCGCGGCACCGAAACGGTGGGGCCGACCGTGTCGAGCGAATTGGCTCTGACCGGCGCTATTGGCCTCGGCGTGGCGCTCCTGGGTATCCTCGTCTATCTCTGGTTCCGGTTCGAGTGGCAATTTGCCGTGGGCGCCATCATATCCACCGCCCACGACGTCATCCTCACGATAGGCCTCTTTGCTTTCGCCGGCCTGGAATTCAATGCGTCCAGCATCGCCGCCATTCTGACCATTGTTGGCTATTCGCTGAACGATACGGTGGTGATCTATGACCGCATCCGCGAATATCGCATGAAATACAAGAAGATGGGGCTGAGCGAAATCATCGATATCGCCATCAACTCCACCTTACCGCGAACCATTCTGACCGCCACCACCACCTTCCTGGCGCTGATGGCTCTCGTGATCTTCGGTGGCGAAGTGATCCGCAGCTTCACCATCTCCATGGCTTGGGGCGTGCTGGTCGGCACTTATTCCTCGATCTTCATTGCCGCGCCAATCCTGATCTATCTGGGCCTAACGTCGCGAGCCGATCAGGTCGAAGAAGGCAAAGAACTGGGCGATGATCGCGAGCCGTCGGACAGCGCGGCGGGCTGA
- a CDS encoding ATP-binding protein gives MNDTPGPGIFTLAEADAYHWTGASGQLMPVQKVSRVPLAMLKGIDQVRDILLANTEQFARGHGANNALLWGARGMGKSSLVKAIHADIQGRSGFDHLVLVEIAREDLETLPLLMRAISGQPARFIVFCDDLSFDSGETSYKSLKTILDGGLEGRPDNVLFYATSNRRHLMPRDMIENERSTAINPSEAVEEKVSLSDRFGLWLGFHNSDQDNYLAMVSGYAEYYGLSISAEALRARAIEWAATRGSRSGRVAIQLVRTLAGEEGKPI, from the coding sequence ATGAACGATACCCCCGGCCCTGGCATTTTCACACTGGCGGAGGCCGATGCCTATCACTGGACTGGCGCGAGTGGGCAATTAATGCCTGTGCAGAAGGTCAGCCGCGTCCCCCTCGCCATGCTCAAGGGTATCGATCAGGTCCGCGATATTCTTCTGGCCAATACCGAACAGTTTGCCCGCGGTCACGGCGCCAACAACGCCCTGCTTTGGGGTGCAAGGGGCATGGGCAAAAGCTCGCTGGTCAAGGCCATCCATGCCGACATCCAAGGCCGCAGCGGGTTCGACCACCTTGTTCTTGTAGAGATAGCCCGCGAAGATCTGGAAACCCTGCCGCTGCTGATGCGGGCGATTTCGGGCCAACCAGCGCGCTTCATCGTCTTTTGTGACGACCTCAGCTTCGATAGCGGCGAGACCAGCTACAAATCGCTCAAGACCATTCTTGATGGTGGGCTGGAGGGGCGACCGGATAACGTCCTGTTTTATGCTACGTCCAACCGGCGGCACCTGATGCCCAGAGACATGATCGAGAATGAGCGCTCTACCGCCATCAACCCGAGCGAGGCGGTGGAAGAAAAGGTGTCGCTTTCGGATCGATTCGGGCTTTGGCTGGGCTTTCACAATTCCGACCAGGACAACTACCTGGCCATGGTTTCGGGATATGCCGAATATTACGGTCTATCGATCAGCGCAGAGGCGCTGAGGGCCCGGGCCATCGAGTGGGCTGCCACACGCGGGTCGCGATCCGGACGCGTGGCCATCCAACTGGTGCGGACATTGGCAGGCGAAGAAGGCAAGCCTATCTAG
- the yajC gene encoding preprotein translocase subunit YajC, translating into MFVTPAYAQEAVGAPGGMADIFIQLMPIALLVLIFWLLIFRPQQKRMKAQQAMLSAIRRGDTIVTTGGIVGKVTKAVDGEDLEVEVSQGVKVKVVRGMVADVRSKSEPVNDNKPA; encoded by the coding sequence ATGTTTGTAACGCCCGCCTATGCCCAGGAAGCGGTTGGGGCCCCCGGAGGCATGGCTGACATCTTCATCCAGCTCATGCCGATCGCACTGCTCGTGCTGATCTTCTGGCTCCTGATCTTCCGTCCCCAGCAGAAGCGCATGAAGGCCCAGCAGGCCATGCTCTCGGCCATCCGCCGCGGCGACACCATCGTGACCACCGGCGGCATTGTCGGCAAGGTGACCAAGGCGGTTGATGGCGAGGACCTGGAAGTCGAGGTTTCCCAAGGCGTCAAGGTCAAGGTCGTGCGCGGCATGGTGGCCGATGTGCGCTCCAAATCTGAGCCGGTCAACGACAACAAGCCCGCCTAA
- the tatC gene encoding twin-arginine translocase subunit TatC, with product MADTPTKIEDKSKPHVEDELAGSEAPLLEHLVELRKRLIRAAIAVVVLMVVCFIFAGQIFDVLLNPYRSIYPNPGDMELIYTAPQEFFFTQLNLALFGAIFLGFPYVATQIYGFVAPGLYKHERKALIPYLVATPIFFLLGAMMVYFAVLPMALHFFAGMQTSEIKLLARVSEYLGLATTLILAFGICFQLPVVLTLLAQIDLVNYDMLKKGRRYAIVGILIVAALVSPPDPISQIGLALPMYALYELAILSVRYVQKRREAAIAKQDEELSGSSSE from the coding sequence ATGGCCGACACCCCGACCAAGATAGAAGACAAGAGCAAGCCGCACGTCGAAGACGAGCTCGCCGGCAGCGAAGCACCACTGCTTGAACATCTCGTCGAATTGCGCAAGCGCCTCATCCGCGCGGCCATCGCGGTGGTCGTGCTCATGGTTGTGTGCTTCATCTTTGCGGGACAGATTTTTGACGTTCTGCTCAACCCCTATCGGTCCATCTATCCCAATCCGGGTGATATGGAGCTGATCTATACCGCGCCGCAGGAATTCTTCTTCACCCAGCTCAACCTGGCTCTGTTCGGCGCCATTTTCCTTGGCTTTCCCTATGTGGCGACCCAGATCTACGGTTTCGTCGCCCCCGGTCTCTACAAGCATGAGCGCAAGGCGCTGATCCCCTATCTGGTGGCCACGCCGATCTTCTTCCTGCTCGGCGCCATGATGGTCTATTTCGCTGTTCTGCCCATGGCCCTGCATTTCTTTGCCGGCATGCAGACCTCCGAGATCAAGCTGCTTGCCCGTGTCTCGGAATATCTGGGCCTGGCCACCACGCTGATTCTGGCCTTCGGCATCTGCTTCCAGCTTCCGGTCGTCCTGACCTTGCTCGCCCAGATCGACTTGGTGAATTACGACATGCTCAAGAAGGGGCGGCGCTACGCCATTGTCGGCATTCTGATTGTGGCAGCGCTCGTATCGCCGCCTGACCCGATCTCGCAGATCGGTCTTGCCTTGCCGATGTATGCTCTCTACGAACTCGCTATCCTCTCGGTACGCTACGTGCAGAAACGGCGCGAGGCGGCGATTGCCAAGCAGGATGAAGAGCTGTCCGGCTCATCCTCCGAATAG
- the surE gene encoding 5'/3'-nucleotidase SurE, translating into MSLRILITNDDGVDAPGIAVMAEIARAISDDVWIVAPDGNQSGAGHRFSFGRELSFETLGARRYAVTGGSPADCVVAAMTHILGDKPADLVLSGVNAGQNLGDIVNCSGTAAGAREGVLQGAIGIAMSQSMDYEVSRRPDWANASRFGAEVVEAIMAAHNGDDVFYNVNFPFCATDEVVGLTAVAHQRFSRSPIRYYPSDNDGRFFMAIPETPLPLDPAADFEVLRRGNAITVTPFALQQTHQGALERLGNIALKG; encoded by the coding sequence ATGAGCCTGCGCATCCTCATCACCAATGACGATGGCGTGGATGCGCCTGGCATCGCCGTCATGGCCGAAATTGCCCGCGCGATCTCGGACGATGTGTGGATCGTGGCCCCGGATGGCAATCAATCCGGGGCAGGGCACCGCTTCAGCTTCGGGCGGGAACTGTCCTTCGAGACGCTCGGCGCTCGGCGCTATGCGGTCACCGGCGGTTCCCCGGCTGATTGTGTTGTGGCGGCCATGACCCATATTCTGGGTGACAAGCCGGCCGATCTGGTGTTGTCGGGCGTCAATGCCGGGCAGAACCTGGGCGACATCGTCAACTGTTCCGGCACTGCGGCCGGCGCCCGCGAGGGCGTGTTGCAGGGCGCCATCGGCATCGCCATGAGCCAGTCCATGGACTATGAAGTGTCCCGTAGGCCCGACTGGGCCAATGCTAGCCGTTTCGGCGCCGAAGTCGTCGAGGCCATCATGGCCGCCCACAATGGCGACGACGTCTTCTACAATGTCAATTTTCCCTTCTGCGCCACCGACGAGGTCGTCGGTCTGACGGCGGTGGCCCATCAGCGTTTTTCGCGCTCGCCCATACGCTATTATCCCAGCGATAATGACGGTCGCTTTTTCATGGCCATTCCCGAGACACCCCTGCCGCTCGACCCCGCCGCCGACTTCGAAGTTCTGCGCCGCGGCAACGCCATTACGGTAACCCCTTTTGCCCTGCAGCAGACCCATCAGGGCGCGCTTGAACGCCTCGGCAACATCGCTCTCAAGGGCTGA